In Halobaculum limi, one DNA window encodes the following:
- a CDS encoding FKBP-type peptidyl-prolyl cis-trans isomerase, producing MSEEEQADAAEAADASDEADAEAETEESGSKGIQNGDFIRLEYTVKTVPGEDEEEGRVVDTTSKEVAQEAGIDDDEYDFSPRTIVVGEGHVFGSVDDDLIGKEVGDANVVTVPADEAFGEFDPDDVRTVSSEKIPEDDRYPGAQVTIDGEQGYVETVIGGRARVDFNHPLAGDDLEYDYEILEVVDDDEEKAAGLLGMYLQEAPEVRIEEETVEEEVTVEAHEDEESGEVDRETERQEVDKRSLYIEATPMMQMNQQWMFSKQQIAQDVMQRLDLDRVVIEEVIDGSGGGMMGGMGGMMGGMGGMGGEDVEEALDDVDVDADELVEELEDAEE from the coding sequence ATGAGCGAAGAAGAGCAGGCTGACGCGGCGGAGGCCGCCGACGCCAGCGATGAGGCGGACGCCGAGGCTGAGACCGAAGAGTCCGGATCCAAGGGGATCCAGAACGGCGACTTCATTCGACTGGAGTACACCGTCAAGACGGTCCCCGGCGAGGACGAGGAAGAGGGTCGCGTCGTGGACACGACCAGCAAGGAAGTCGCGCAGGAGGCTGGCATCGACGACGACGAGTACGACTTCTCCCCGCGCACCATCGTCGTCGGTGAGGGCCACGTCTTCGGCTCCGTCGACGACGACCTCATCGGCAAGGAGGTCGGCGACGCGAACGTCGTCACCGTCCCCGCCGACGAGGCGTTCGGCGAATTCGACCCGGACGACGTGCGCACGGTGAGTTCCGAGAAGATTCCGGAAGATGACCGCTACCCCGGCGCACAGGTCACCATCGACGGCGAGCAGGGCTACGTCGAGACGGTCATCGGGGGGCGCGCACGCGTCGACTTCAACCACCCGCTGGCGGGTGACGACCTCGAGTACGACTACGAGATTCTCGAAGTCGTCGACGACGACGAGGAGAAGGCCGCTGGCCTCCTCGGAATGTACCTCCAGGAGGCTCCCGAGGTCCGCATCGAGGAGGAGACGGTCGAAGAAGAGGTCACCGTCGAGGCCCACGAGGATGAGGAGAGCGGCGAGGTCGACCGCGAGACCGAACGGCAGGAGGTCGACAAGCGCTCGCTGTACATCGAGGCCACCCCGATGATGCAGATGAACCAGCAGTGGATGTTCTCGAAACAGCAGATTGCACAGGACGTGATGCAGCGTCTCGACCTGGACCGCGTCGTCATCGAGGAGGTCATCGACGGCTCCGGCGGCGGAATGATGGGCGGTATGGGCGGAATGATGGGCGGTATGGGCGGTATGGGCGGCGAGGACGTCGAGGAAGCCCTCGACGACGTCGACGTCGACGCCGACGAACTCGTCGAAGAACTCGAAGACGCCGAAGAGTAA
- a CDS encoding DUF2249 domain-containing protein, translated as MGQRGPASTRELDVRDLDEPPFEPITDALSDLGSEEALVIINEFEPEPLYDTLERRGFNHHTAQVGPEEWRVVVTRA; from the coding sequence ATGGGACAGCGCGGACCCGCTTCGACACGTGAACTGGACGTTCGGGACCTCGACGAACCGCCGTTCGAACCGATCACGGACGCGCTCTCTGACCTCGGCTCGGAAGAGGCGTTAGTGATCATCAACGAGTTCGAACCCGAACCGTTGTACGACACCCTCGAACGGCGAGGATTCAATCACCACACAGCGCAGGTAGGGCCCGAGGAGTGGCGCGTCGTCGTGACGCGAGCGTGA
- a CDS encoding DUF2249 domain-containing protein: protein MAPTTLDVRDLPPAQRHPQIHDAFADLDPGETLELINDHDPKPLFYELREEVDAFDADGYEVDRRGPEEFVARLPKTEQ, encoded by the coding sequence ATGGCACCGACGACGCTCGACGTTCGAGACCTGCCACCCGCACAGCGACACCCGCAGATCCACGACGCGTTCGCCGACCTCGATCCCGGCGAGACGCTCGAACTGATCAACGATCACGACCCGAAGCCACTGTTCTACGAACTCCGCGAGGAGGTCGACGCCTTCGACGCCGACGGCTACGAGGTCGACCGACGCGGCCCGGAAGAGTTCGTCGCGCGACTCCCGAAGACCGAGCAGTAA
- a CDS encoding PhzF family phenazine biosynthesis protein, producing MTDDSPRRVDADGDRGDRTDTVRGTRYHVVDVFTRGDDRYTGNQLGVFHDTADLSAADCLAITRETNFSECTFVDGRSAGGFDVRIFDPVEEIPFAGHPTLGTAAVVRELVEQAGAAGAGENVTLNLGVGPIDVWVERPDGDATAAGEAAEEHWMRQIPPEFGETVPADAIAPALGLDTDAVADGYPVQSVSTGLPTLVIPLASVAAVERASTTRPAYDEVLDTYGDHNLLVVARGGVDGGDLHARVFADYAGVPEDPATGSAAGCLAGWLLEHEFLGDGPVAATVEQGYEMGRPSRLQLRAHRGDDGDPIVEVGGRAVPVAEGRLL from the coding sequence ATGACCGACGACTCACCTCGCCGCGTCGACGCCGATGGCGACCGTGGCGACCGCACCGACACCGTTCGCGGGACTCGCTACCACGTCGTCGACGTGTTCACTCGTGGCGACGACCGCTACACGGGGAACCAACTTGGCGTCTTCCACGACACCGCCGACCTCTCGGCGGCCGACTGCCTCGCGATCACTCGTGAGACGAACTTCTCTGAGTGCACCTTCGTCGACGGTCGTTCGGCGGGCGGGTTCGACGTCCGCATCTTCGACCCCGTCGAGGAGATTCCGTTCGCGGGTCACCCCACGCTCGGCACCGCGGCGGTCGTGCGCGAACTCGTCGAGCAGGCAGGCGCCGCCGGTGCCGGTGAGAACGTGACGCTGAATCTCGGGGTCGGCCCCATCGACGTGTGGGTGGAGCGACCCGACGGCGACGCGACCGCCGCGGGCGAGGCCGCCGAAGAGCACTGGATGCGGCAGATCCCACCAGAATTCGGTGAGACGGTCCCCGCAGACGCCATCGCACCGGCACTCGGACTCGACACCGACGCGGTTGCAGACGGTTACCCGGTTCAGTCGGTGTCGACCGGCCTCCCGACGCTCGTGATCCCACTGGCGTCGGTCGCGGCCGTCGAACGCGCGTCGACGACGCGGCCGGCGTACGACGAGGTACTCGACACTTACGGCGATCACAACCTCCTCGTCGTCGCGCGCGGCGGCGTCGACGGCGGCGACCTGCACGCCCGCGTGTTTGCCGATTACGCTGGCGTGCCCGAAGACCCCGCGACGGGGTCGGCCGCTGGCTGTCTCGCCGGGTGGCTCCTCGAACACGAGTTCCTCGGAGATGGGCCGGTCGCTGCGACGGTCGAACAGGGGTACGAGATGGGCCGCCCATCGCGACTCCAACTCCGGGCACACCGCGGCGACGACGGCGACCCGATCGTCGAGGTCGGTGGACGGGCGGTTCCCGTCGCCGAGGGACGGCTACTGTAA
- a CDS encoding YlbF family regulator, giving the protein MSIETDASEAAAGEDAVEDLAAQLGDAIAEMPEYRRFEEAKAAVQADDEAQARISEFEQLRQEFAIARQAGKANEESMQKVQEAQQELHSLDVMNEYVDAQDDLQARLEVLNQTISDRLIVDFGGEAGGCCKD; this is encoded by the coding sequence ATGAGCATCGAGACCGACGCATCGGAGGCCGCGGCGGGCGAGGACGCCGTCGAGGACCTCGCAGCGCAGTTGGGCGACGCCATCGCGGAGATGCCCGAGTATCGGCGCTTCGAGGAGGCGAAGGCCGCGGTGCAGGCCGACGACGAGGCACAAGCGCGAATCTCGGAGTTCGAGCAACTCCGACAGGAGTTCGCCATCGCGCGGCAGGCCGGGAAGGCCAACGAGGAGTCGATGCAGAAGGTGCAGGAGGCACAGCAGGAACTTCACTCGCTGGACGTGATGAACGAGTACGTCGACGCGCAAGACGACCTGCAGGCGCGACTCGAAGTGCTAAACCAGACCATCTCCGACCGACTCATCGTCGACTTCGGCGGCGAGGCGGGCGGCTGTTGTAAGGACTAA
- a CDS encoding MinD/ParA family ATP-binding protein: protein MLAITGGKGGTGKTTTTLALARALAATGTAVTCVDADWDLPDLGALAGGPRRCSAAADTGPPHEATFTAPDADGVEILPAPADPMARDPERRLRAVAGGVDRETVVLCPAGTAPDAVAPLRVATAAILVTEPCAASLRDAARTAAMARAVGTRVAGAVVTNARFVPDGVEAVLGCQVLACVPYADSPLDSETTAAAYRDVATAVRRPDEKIHH, encoded by the coding sequence GTGCTCGCGATCACCGGCGGAAAAGGCGGCACTGGAAAGACGACGACCACGCTCGCGCTGGCCCGCGCGCTCGCGGCGACAGGCACGGCCGTCACCTGCGTCGACGCCGACTGGGACCTCCCCGATCTGGGGGCGCTTGCAGGCGGTCCACGGCGGTGCTCCGCCGCCGCCGACACCGGGCCACCCCACGAAGCGACGTTCACAGCCCCCGACGCCGACGGTGTCGAGATTCTGCCAGCACCAGCAGATCCGATGGCACGCGACCCGGAGCGTCGACTGCGAGCCGTCGCGGGCGGCGTCGACCGTGAGACGGTCGTCCTCTGCCCCGCGGGGACAGCGCCCGACGCCGTCGCACCGCTGCGAGTCGCGACTGCGGCCATCCTCGTGACCGAGCCGTGTGCGGCGTCGCTCCGGGATGCCGCCCGGACGGCGGCGATGGCGCGGGCGGTCGGCACACGCGTCGCGGGCGCGGTCGTCACCAACGCACGCTTCGTCCCCGACGGCGTTGAGGCCGTCCTCGGCTGCCAGGTTCTCGCGTGTGTGCCGTACGCCGACAGTCCGCTCGACTCTGAGACCACCGCCGCGGCGTACCGAGACGTGGCCACCGCCGTGCGACGGCCCGACGAAAAAATCCATCACTGA
- a CDS encoding MBL fold metallo-hydrolase — protein MSDTSDPTITSDWGDWLPRTIEAAEPDGVSVWYLGCNGFVLKASDETSLWIDPYVGLGDPPRTVRMIPVPFDPHDVFDADAVLATHEHTDHTHGPSQAPILANSGCNFYAADDSLAVTDEEGWTDNWDVDTDQLVEIEEGDSFAVGGFDVDVVRVHDADATHPVGYVIRHGDATIFHGGDTKPHDGFTDLGEEYDIDLAVVAFGSVGRVPDKETREPQRTRWYCDENQAVEIAEALRADRMLPSHWDMWKGLTADPTALHDHTRSFEYPQRLEIVEIGDRVDL, from the coding sequence ATGAGCGATACGAGCGATCCGACCATCACCTCCGACTGGGGCGACTGGCTCCCGCGAACCATCGAAGCGGCCGAACCCGACGGCGTGTCGGTGTGGTATCTCGGCTGTAACGGCTTCGTCCTGAAGGCCAGCGACGAGACGAGTCTCTGGATCGACCCGTACGTTGGCCTCGGTGACCCGCCGCGGACGGTGCGGATGATCCCCGTGCCGTTCGACCCGCACGACGTGTTCGACGCCGACGCGGTGCTGGCGACACACGAACACACCGACCACACGCACGGCCCCTCGCAGGCACCGATCCTCGCGAACTCTGGGTGTAACTTCTACGCCGCCGACGACTCGCTAGCGGTCACCGACGAAGAGGGGTGGACCGACAACTGGGACGTCGACACCGACCAGTTGGTCGAAATCGAGGAGGGCGACTCGTTCGCCGTCGGCGGCTTCGACGTTGACGTGGTGCGCGTCCACGACGCCGACGCGACCCACCCCGTCGGCTACGTCATCCGCCACGGCGACGCGACGATCTTCCACGGTGGCGACACCAAACCCCACGACGGCTTCACGGACCTGGGCGAGGAGTACGACATCGACCTCGCGGTCGTCGCGTTCGGGTCGGTCGGGCGCGTCCCCGACAAGGAGACGCGAGAACCACAGCGCACCCGCTGGTACTGCGACGAGAACCAGGCTGTCGAGATTGCAGAGGCACTTCGGGCCGACCGGATGCTCCCCAGCCACTGGGACATGTGGAAAGGTCTGACCGCGGACCCGACCGCGCTCCACGACCACACGCGGAGCTTCGAGTACCCCCAGCGACTCGAAATCGTCGAGATCGGCGATCGCGTCGACCTCTGA
- the dph2 gene encoding diphthamide biosynthesis enzyme Dph2 has product MSQRSEGDLTKTGMSLKHDREWDYELDRIVEAVEERDADKVGLQFPEGLKRRAPAVADDLRELTEDVTYLISGQPCYGACDLDTYLMRRCDVFVHFGHSPMKESDKIIYVPLFSNVDPFPIMEESLDELADPDDDPDVGLVTTAQHMNLFGDMVEWLEERGYEVHTRRGDDRLTHEGQVLGCNYASADIDADQVLYVGGGKFHPLGLAMEHPDKTVVIGDPVNNVVKVADTEKFLKQRYGAVHRAMDADTFGVIFCTKIGQGRWEKAEEIVENNENAHLITMDEVTPDRLRNFDFDAFVNTGCPRITTDDGPRFHKPMLTPGEYEIAVGNKPLEDLEFDTFHGTW; this is encoded by the coding sequence ATGAGCCAGCGCAGCGAGGGCGACCTCACCAAGACGGGGATGTCGCTCAAACACGACCGCGAGTGGGACTACGAACTCGACCGGATTGTCGAGGCGGTCGAAGAGCGAGACGCCGACAAGGTCGGCCTCCAGTTCCCCGAAGGCCTGAAGCGCCGCGCGCCCGCGGTCGCCGACGACCTCCGCGAACTCACCGAAGACGTCACCTACCTCATCTCGGGTCAGCCGTGTTACGGTGCGTGCGACCTCGACACCTACCTGATGCGTCGCTGTGACGTGTTCGTCCACTTCGGCCACTCGCCGATGAAGGAGTCGGACAAGATCATCTACGTTCCCCTCTTCTCGAACGTCGACCCGTTCCCGATTATGGAGGAGTCGTTGGACGAACTCGCGGACCCCGACGACGACCCCGACGTGGGTCTCGTGACGACCGCCCAGCACATGAACCTCTTCGGCGATATGGTCGAGTGGCTGGAAGAGCGCGGCTACGAGGTCCACACCCGCCGCGGCGACGACCGCCTCACCCACGAGGGACAGGTGCTCGGCTGCAACTACGCCAGCGCCGACATCGACGCCGACCAGGTGCTGTACGTCGGCGGCGGCAAGTTCCACCCGCTGGGGCTCGCGATGGAACACCCCGACAAGACGGTCGTCATCGGCGACCCCGTCAACAACGTCGTGAAGGTCGCGGACACCGAGAAGTTCCTGAAACAGCGCTACGGCGCGGTCCACCGCGCGATGGACGCCGACACCTTCGGCGTCATCTTCTGCACCAAGATCGGCCAGGGCCGGTGGGAGAAGGCCGAAGAGATCGTCGAGAACAACGAGAACGCTCACCTCATCACGATGGACGAGGTGACGCCCGACCGCCTGCGCAACTTCGACTTCGACGCGTTCGTCAACACCGGATGCCCCCGGATCACGACCGACGACGGCCCCCGATTCCACAAGCCGATGCTCACGCCCGGCGAGTACGAAATCGCCGTCGGCAACAAGCCGCTCGAGGATCTGGAGTTCGACACGTTCCACGGCACGTGGTGA
- a CDS encoding BtpA/SgcQ family protein: MFDSLFADGRTPVIGMVHLPALPGAPKFDGDRDQIVEAATRDAERLDAGGVDAVMVENFGDAPFYPDDVPKHVVASMTRATRAVVETVDVPVGVNVLRNDGDAAVSVAAAAGADFVRINIHTGARVTDQGVIDGKAHETMRLRDRLDADVAVLADHDVKHSAPIAAQGFTAESVADGVERGLADGVVVSGTGTGHETERSDLEHAVERRDANDLDTPILVGSGVSAETVSEMLALADGVIVGTALKEDGDVGKPVSVDRVRELVEAARQ, translated from the coding sequence ATGTTCGACTCGTTGTTCGCGGACGGCCGCACGCCTGTGATCGGAATGGTCCACCTCCCGGCGCTTCCCGGCGCGCCGAAGTTCGACGGCGACCGCGACCAGATCGTCGAGGCGGCCACACGCGACGCCGAGCGACTCGACGCGGGCGGCGTCGACGCGGTGATGGTCGAGAACTTCGGAGACGCACCGTTCTACCCGGACGACGTGCCGAAACACGTCGTCGCGAGTATGACTCGCGCGACGCGAGCGGTCGTCGAGACAGTCGACGTGCCCGTGGGCGTCAACGTTCTCCGCAACGACGGCGACGCCGCGGTGTCTGTCGCTGCCGCTGCAGGGGCGGACTTCGTCCGGATCAACATCCACACCGGGGCACGCGTGACCGACCAGGGTGTCATCGACGGGAAGGCGCACGAGACGATGCGACTCCGCGACCGACTCGACGCCGACGTGGCCGTCCTCGCGGACCACGACGTGAAACACTCCGCGCCCATCGCCGCACAGGGGTTCACCGCTGAATCCGTCGCCGACGGCGTCGAACGCGGCCTCGCCGATGGCGTCGTCGTCAGCGGCACGGGCACCGGTCACGAGACGGAGCGGTCGGACCTCGAGCACGCAGTCGAGCGACGCGACGCGAACGACCTCGACACGCCCATCCTCGTCGGGAGCGGTGTCTCCGCAGAGACCGTCTCGGAGATGCTCGCCCTCGCAGACGGCGTCATCGTCGGGACGGCGCTGAAGGAAGACGGCGACGTGGGCAAGCCTGTCTCGGTCGACCGAGTCCGGGAACTGGTCGAGGCGGCGCGACAGTAA
- the cyaB gene encoding class IV adenylate cyclase, which yields MYEVELKVRAAHDDVRDRLAALGADHTASVRQVDTYYDAPHRDFAETDEALRVRRETRDDDPRSETRITYKGPLVEAASKTREEFETAVDDGEAAADIFAGLGFDPAATVEKDRDFYAVDGYTVTLDSVEGLGEFVEVERETDEADIEAVREGAVSVLAELGLDADDQIRTSYLGLLLDES from the coding sequence GTGTACGAGGTAGAACTGAAGGTCCGCGCCGCTCACGACGACGTTCGCGACCGCCTCGCGGCGCTCGGCGCCGACCACACGGCGTCCGTCCGGCAGGTCGATACGTACTACGACGCCCCGCACCGCGACTTCGCGGAGACGGACGAGGCACTTCGCGTGCGACGGGAGACGCGCGACGACGACCCCCGAAGCGAGACGCGGATCACCTACAAGGGTCCGCTCGTCGAGGCGGCGTCGAAGACCCGCGAGGAGTTCGAGACTGCCGTCGACGACGGCGAGGCGGCGGCGGATATCTTCGCTGGCCTCGGCTTCGACCCGGCGGCGACCGTCGAGAAGGACCGCGACTTCTACGCCGTCGACGGCTACACCGTCACGCTCGATTCGGTCGAGGGACTCGGCGAGTTCGTCGAAGTCGAACGCGAGACGGACGAAGCCGACATCGAAGCGGTTCGAGAGGGTGCCGTCTCAGTGCTGGCCGAGTTGGGCCTCGACGCAGACGACCAGATCCGAACCTCGTATCTCGGACTCTTGCTGGATGAGAGCTGA
- a CDS encoding sodium:calcium antiporter, whose amino-acid sequence MVSLPAAIGLIIVGTAIVWVAGGRLESASERLGAHYGLPAVVQGAVIAAIGSSFPELTSVVFSVLLYDNFDLGVGAIVGSAVFNILVIPGWSALRGRGLRADRDVVYKETQFYMLAVAVLLLTFSLGVIYTPQPVGDGLVSTLTRPLALIPLALYGVYLFIQAQDVSDYDAPEVDDVNVGRQWLFLVGSILGILVGVEALVEAAVSLEEILGVPSAVWGLTVVAAGTSLPDTVVSVRAAEAGRGPTSLANVLGSNTFDLLVAIPVGVLLVPAGQIDLDFGTAVPMMGFLTIATLGFLVVTRTDLELDRTEAVGLLALYGVFLLWMVLETLGVTALVPGV is encoded by the coding sequence ATGGTTTCACTTCCGGCGGCCATCGGACTCATCATCGTCGGGACGGCAATCGTCTGGGTCGCCGGTGGGCGACTAGAGTCCGCGAGCGAGCGTCTCGGCGCTCACTACGGCCTTCCTGCGGTCGTGCAAGGCGCCGTCATCGCGGCCATCGGGTCGTCGTTCCCTGAACTGACGAGCGTCGTCTTCTCCGTGCTGTTGTACGACAACTTCGACCTCGGTGTCGGTGCGATCGTTGGCTCCGCGGTGTTCAACATCCTCGTCATTCCCGGGTGGAGCGCGCTCCGTGGCCGTGGACTGCGGGCCGACCGCGACGTGGTGTACAAGGAGACGCAGTTCTATATGCTCGCGGTCGCGGTGTTGCTCCTCACCTTCTCGCTCGGAGTGATCTACACGCCACAGCCGGTGGGCGACGGCCTCGTCTCCACGTTGACGCGTCCGCTCGCGCTCATTCCGCTCGCTCTGTACGGGGTGTACCTCTTCATCCAGGCACAGGACGTGTCGGACTACGACGCTCCCGAGGTTGACGACGTGAACGTGGGTCGTCAGTGGCTGTTCCTCGTCGGGTCGATCCTCGGGATTCTCGTCGGTGTCGAGGCACTCGTCGAGGCGGCGGTGTCGCTGGAGGAGATTCTGGGCGTCCCGTCGGCCGTCTGGGGGCTGACAGTCGTCGCCGCGGGCACGAGCCTCCCGGACACGGTCGTCTCGGTTCGTGCGGCCGAGGCGGGGCGCGGACCGACCAGCCTCGCGAACGTCCTCGGGAGCAACACCTTCGACCTGCTGGTCGCCATTCCGGTCGGCGTTCTCCTCGTGCCTGCCGGACAGATCGACCTCGACTTCGGGACAGCCGTTCCGATGATGGGCTTTCTGACAATCGCAACGCTCGGCTTTCTCGTCGTTACGCGCACGGACCTCGAACTCGACCGCACGGAGGCGGTCGGACTGCTCGCACTGTACGGGGTGTTCCTCCTCTGGATGGTGTTAGAGACGCTCGGCGTGACCGCGTTGGTCCCGGGCGTCTGA
- a CDS encoding RAD55 family ATPase — MKGRLPTGIEVLDRRLDGGLPAGSIVLFSAEPASQSELLLYELTAARGTLYLTSLRSDQAVSDAIDRTRSRVGNPTVRDIGGDAPLDAANRLISALPENANLVVDVVDPLERVDRSRYRRFLNELQTAMVNTGSVAFLHAMKGDGVPKNRSMTKHVADVVWDLDTQVRGTDVVNKLAVPKFRGGRALDETIKLKLEEQVAIDTSRDIA; from the coding sequence ATGAAGGGGAGGCTCCCGACCGGCATCGAGGTGCTCGACCGCCGCCTCGACGGTGGCCTCCCGGCGGGCAGCATCGTGTTGTTCTCCGCAGAGCCTGCGAGTCAGTCGGAGTTACTGCTGTACGAACTCACGGCCGCCCGCGGCACGCTGTATCTGACATCGCTCCGGTCGGACCAGGCCGTCAGCGACGCCATCGACCGGACGCGGTCGCGCGTCGGCAACCCGACCGTCCGGGACATCGGCGGTGACGCCCCACTCGACGCTGCCAATCGCCTGATCAGTGCTCTCCCCGAGAACGCCAACCTCGTCGTCGACGTGGTCGACCCGCTAGAGCGAGTCGACCGCTCGCGCTACCGTCGGTTCCTCAACGAACTCCAGACGGCGATGGTCAACACCGGGAGCGTCGCGTTCCTCCACGCGATGAAAGGCGACGGCGTTCCGAAGAACCGATCGATGACCAAACACGTCGCAGACGTCGTCTGGGACTTGGACACGCAGGTCCGCGGCACCGACGTCGTGAACAAACTCGCGGTCCCCAAGTTCCGCGGGGGGCGTGCGCTCGACGAGACGATCAAACTGAAACTGGAAGAGCAGGTCGCCATCGACACCTCTCGCGACATCGCCTGA
- a CDS encoding methionine adenosyltransferase, with protein sequence MRNIQISELDRKAVEDQEVEIVERKGIGHPDSICDGIAEAVSRGLSQLYLDRVGKVLHYNTDETQLVAGRAAPAFGGGETLDPIYILIVGRATKEYDEQTLPVERVALESARAYLEENIPELDVGTDVILDVDLGEGSGDLQDVFGEEAVEVPMANDTSFGVGHAPLTETERIVLDAERHLNGPYAEEHPELGQDVKIMGKREGDHIDITVAAAMIDSYISDIEEYVDATDRVEAFVTDLAESHTDRTVHVDVNTADDVDEGSIYLTTTGTSAEQGDDGSVGRGNRANGLITPNRPMSMEATSGKNPVNHIGKIYNLLSTDIAEAVVDEVDGIRDLQVRLLSQIGRPIDQPHVADAQVITEEGVTVADIEADARAIIDDRLANVTDVTRRVIDGDLSTF encoded by the coding sequence ATGCGGAATATACAGATCTCGGAACTCGACCGCAAGGCGGTCGAAGACCAGGAAGTCGAAATCGTCGAGCGAAAGGGGATCGGTCACCCGGACTCCATCTGCGACGGCATCGCGGAGGCGGTCTCGCGCGGTCTCTCGCAGTTGTACCTCGACCGCGTCGGGAAAGTCCTCCACTACAACACCGACGAGACGCAGTTGGTCGCCGGTCGCGCCGCGCCCGCCTTCGGCGGCGGCGAGACACTCGACCCAATCTACATCCTCATCGTCGGGCGTGCGACGAAGGAGTACGACGAGCAGACGCTCCCGGTAGAGCGCGTCGCGCTCGAATCCGCTCGTGCGTACCTCGAAGAGAATATCCCCGAACTGGACGTCGGCACCGACGTCATCCTCGACGTGGATCTGGGCGAAGGGTCGGGCGACCTGCAGGACGTCTTCGGCGAGGAAGCCGTGGAAGTTCCGATGGCGAACGACACCTCGTTCGGCGTCGGCCACGCACCGCTGACGGAGACCGAGCGTATCGTCCTCGACGCCGAGCGACACCTCAACGGCCCGTACGCCGAGGAGCACCCCGAACTCGGGCAGGACGTGAAGATTATGGGCAAGCGCGAGGGCGACCACATCGACATCACCGTCGCGGCGGCGATGATCGACTCGTACATCAGCGATATCGAGGAGTACGTCGACGCGACCGACCGCGTCGAGGCGTTCGTCACCGACCTCGCGGAGAGCCACACGGACCGAACAGTGCACGTCGATGTCAACACCGCCGACGACGTCGACGAGGGCTCTATCTACCTCACGACCACGGGCACGTCGGCCGAACAGGGCGACGACGGCTCCGTCGGCCGCGGAAACCGGGCGAACGGCCTCATCACGCCCAACCGACCGATGAGTATGGAGGCCACGTCGGGCAAGAACCCCGTCAACCACATCGGCAAGATCTACAACCTGCTCTCGACGGACATCGCGGAAGCGGTCGTCGACGAGGTCGATGGCATTCGCGACCTGCAGGTGCGCCTGCTCTCACAGATCGGCCGCCCCATCGACCAACCCCACGTCGCCGACGCGCAGGTCATCACCGAGGAGGGTGTCACCGTCGCCGACATCGAAGCCGACGCTCGCGCGATCATCGACGATCGACTCGCGAACGTCACCGACGTGACCCGGCGCGTCATCGACGGCGACCTCTCGACCTTCTGA
- a CDS encoding thioredoxin family protein → MSATLETMTPTDTDVDLADDVVAALGADGLTFKVWGGDWCPDCTGQLPQFAAALAAAGVSADRIEQFPVEKVDGEKQGPGMDEYGVTHIPTVIVFDDGDEVARFVESADTDIATHLARELADE, encoded by the coding sequence ATGAGCGCGACGCTCGAGACGATGACTCCGACCGACACCGACGTGGACCTCGCTGACGACGTGGTCGCGGCACTCGGCGCGGACGGCCTGACGTTCAAAGTGTGGGGCGGTGACTGGTGTCCCGACTGCACCGGCCAACTGCCACAGTTCGCCGCGGCGCTCGCGGCCGCTGGCGTCTCCGCCGATCGAATCGAACAGTTCCCCGTCGAGAAGGTCGACGGTGAGAAGCAAGGCCCCGGAATGGACGAGTACGGCGTGACACACATCCCGACGGTCATCGTGTTCGACGACGGCGATGAGGTGGCGCGGTTCGTCGAATCGGCAGACACCGACATCGCGACGCACCTCGCACGCGAACTCGCCGACGAGTAG
- a CDS encoding universal stress protein, whose product MDHALAVVGPTETAKALTREAGELAAGVDAELTLLHVTDEDEYDEQREQLAQISRGDSTYSVGQAVEGARAYASDIGREVLEDVDVPYESAGSVGERVETILSEARRRDCDHIFIAGRKRSPTGKALFGDDTQELILDAEVPVTVVTE is encoded by the coding sequence ATGGACCACGCACTCGCGGTCGTCGGCCCTACGGAGACGGCGAAGGCACTCACACGAGAAGCGGGCGAACTCGCCGCCGGCGTCGACGCGGAACTGACGCTGTTGCACGTCACCGACGAAGACGAGTACGACGAACAGCGCGAACAGTTGGCACAGATCTCTCGCGGCGACTCCACCTACAGCGTCGGGCAGGCTGTCGAGGGCGCTCGTGCGTACGCATCCGACATCGGCCGCGAGGTACTCGAAGACGTGGACGTCCCCTACGAATCCGCGGGATCGGTCGGAGAGCGAGTCGAGACGATCCTCTCAGAGGCGCGGCGTCGCGACTGTGACCACATCTTCATCGCTGGGCGGAAACGCTCGCCGACCGGGAAGGCCTTGTTCGGCGACGACACGCAGGAACTCATCCTCGACGCCGAGGTTCCGGTGACGGTCGTCACCGAGTAG